A part of Vigna radiata var. radiata cultivar VC1973A chromosome 11, Vradiata_ver6, whole genome shotgun sequence genomic DNA contains:
- the LOC106777194 gene encoding uncharacterized protein LOC106777194 — protein sequence MMNVRMKRELTSLIKTPIERRWCNGLRCFSSVSSNWKGVIPTLLQPRVLLYDAVSLFCHRGVKWVIRADKYKRIKFCCVQSDAAEPYLRACGLDREDVIRRMLFVEGLNEYSQGSTAALRVLSYLPRPYSALSSLWVIPTPLRDAVYDYAAKQRYEWLGRAQDYLVLREKDLLERFIDREELMRRAQDLEF from the exons ATGATGAATGTTAGGATGAAGAGAGAACTGACAAGCTTAATAAAGACTCCAATAGAGAGACGGTGGTGTAATGGATTGCGCTGTTTCAGCTCTGTTTCTTCGAATTGGAAGGGCGTCATCCCCACTCTTCTTCAGCCCAGAGTTCTGCTGTACGACGCCGTTTCCCTCTTCTGCCACCGAG GAGTAAAATGGGTAATCAGAGCAGATAAGTACAAACGGATCAAATTCTGCTGTGTTCAGTCTGATGCCGCTGAGCCCTATTTGAGAGCTTGCGGTCTTGACCGAGAGGATGTCATACGTCGAATGTTGTTTGTTGAAGGCCTGAATGAATATTCTCAGGGATCCACTG CTGCATTGCGAGTTCTGTCATACTTACCGCGACCTTACTCTGCATTAAGCTCACTCTGGGTGATTCCTACTCCTCTCAGGGATGCTGTCTATGATTATGCAGCAAAACAAAGATATGAATGGTTAGGTAGGGCTCAAGATTATTTGGTTTTGCGAGAGAAAGATCTGCTTGAGCGTTTCATTGATAGGGAAGAACTGATGAGACGAGCTCAGGATTTGGAGTTTTAG
- the LOC106776358 gene encoding ribose-phosphate pyrophosphokinase 4, whose product MAATTPPPSLSLPSNKPFSLKRSDFLFHPSNNNNNNNKSLFSFNSNLRCEIKGFEGHRRWTFDRISDMNKDSTALSNSSTNPSSPLVSVPAVTSASQYPTKNAKKVVLFFCAETKALAEKIAADSDAIELRTISWGKFPDGFPNIFIPNAQGIRGMHVAFLASFSSPAVIFEQIPVIYALPKLFIASFTLVLPFFPTGTSERMEDEGDIATAFTLARLLSNIPISRGGPTSLVTFDIHALQERFYFGDNILPCFESGIPLLKRRLQDLPDSDNIAIAFPDDGAWKRFHKQLQHFPTIVCAKVREGDQRIVRIKEGDPRGRHVVIVDDLVQSGGTLIECQKVLAAHGALKISAYVTHGIFPNNSWARFEHDNGGHPETAFTYFWITDSCPLTAKELMNRPPFEILSLARSISASLQI is encoded by the exons ATGGCGGCCACCACACCCCCTCCGTCTTTGTCGCTCCCATCGAATAAACCTTTCTCACTCAAACGCTCTGACTTTCTGTTTCACCCCtctaacaacaacaacaacaacaacaaatcccttttctctttcaattcgAATCTGAGGTGCGAGATCAAAGGCTTCGAGGGTCATCGCCGCTGGACATTTGACCGTATCTCCGACATGAACAAAGACTCCACCGCTCTCTCCAATTCCAGCACCAACCCTTCTTCTCCGTTGGTTTCTGTCCCTGCTGTCACCTCTGCTTCCCAATACCCCACCAAAAATGCCAAAAAGGTTGTCCTTTTCTTCTGCGCCGAGACCAAGGCCCTCGCCGAGAAAATCGCCGCCGACTCTGACGCCATCGAGCTTCGCACCATCTCTTGGGG CAAGTTTCCTGATGGCTTCCCCAACATTTTCATTCCTAATGCCCAAGGAATTCGCGGGATGCATGTGGCTTTTCTGGCCTCATTCAGTTCTCCAGCAGTGATTTTTGAGCAGATTCCTGTTATTTATGCATTGCCAAAACTATTCATTGCTTCATTTACCCTTGTCCTTCCGTTTTTCCCAACGGGCACATCAGAGCGTATGGAGGATGAAGGAGATATTGCCACAGCTTTTACTTTGGCCAGACTTTTGTCGAACATACCCATTTCTAGGGGAGGACCTACCAGTCTGGTGACGTTTGACATTCATGCCTTGCAG GAGAGATTCTACTTTGGTGATAACATTTTACCATGCTTTGAGAGTGGGATACCATTGCTGAAAAGAAGGCTCCAGGATCTTCCTGATTCTGATAAT ATAGCAATTGCTTTTCCCGATGATGGTGCATGGAAACGATTTCATAAGCAACTGCAGCATTTTCCAACG ATAGTATGTGCAAAAGTTCGGGAAGGAGATCAAAGGATAGTTCGTATTAAGGAGGGAGACCCTAGGGGTCGTCATGTtgtgattgttgatgatttgGTTCAATCAGGTGGAACTTTGATAGAGTGTCAG AAAGTCTTGGCAGCTCATGGAGCATTGAAGATTAGTGCTTACGTGACCCATGGTATTTTTCCAAATAATTCATGGGCACGCTTTGAACACGATAATGGGG GGCATCCAGAGACTGCATTTACTTACTTCTGGATCACAGATTCATGCCCCTTAACAGCTAAAGAGTTGATGAATAGGCCACCATTTGAGATTCTCAGCCTTGCAAGATCCATATCTGCCAGTCTTCAAATCTGA